The window GAGATTTAACTGAAGCTCAGCATGGAGTCAAGGCTTTGACTCCGTGATCCTCAAGAGTGCCTTCCAACATGGATATCTATGAGATTGCCAGTGGAGGGCAGCTGAGAAAAAAGACAAGAGAAGGGCCAAGGGAGGTTCTTTGAAGAAGATTCACTCAAAGGCTGCCTTAACCGGTACCCCAGGGCCCCTGCCACAGTCTGAGCTggggtggggacaaagggtggggctgggctggctgtggtgtaCTGTGACGTCCATGACATCACGGGGCCATGTCACAAATGGGGGCAGCTATACAAGGCCCCAGCAGGTAACACTGGCCCTGTATTGCTTGGGCAAGCGGTGAGTGCACACATggtggggaggctgggctgggggtaagGGCCGGAGCAGAAACGCTGTACCCGGGGCTGGCTTTTCCCCCTGCATCCAggaacagcccctcatggcccagccttgggcaggaggacaccgtgctgctgctgctgctgctgctgctgctgctgctgctgctgctgctgctgctgctgctgctgctgctggggcagcggAACGGGCCTGGCTGCTTGCCAGCTCCCAGGGGGTCTTGTGCTTCCTGCTCCCAGATCCCTGGaattcctgtccctgctgcccccccacaatccctgctgccagctgcctCCCTCTCAGCCCCTCCCTCTCAAGGCCTtctctccatcctcctgcagaccATGGATACCTGGGTATTGTGGCTCTTGCTCTTGCAAAGTTTAGTCCAGtacccacagcccgtgggtgaTGGCTTGGACGAGGTGACACATCTGCAAATGGAGGTGCGTGCCAAGCTCCAGGAAGAGGAGAAGATTCGTCTGCAGTGGGAGGTGGAGCATCTGGTCCTGGTGAAGCAGAGTGTCTTGGCCTGGGGAGAcctgctctcctctgcccagcagcactggcaggtctGGGCTcttgctgggctcctgctccttCTCTTGGCACTGTGGTGTATGTGGAGGAAAGGGAGCCTGAGGACAGAGGAGCAAGGAGAAGGACATGATGGTGTAAATGAAGAGGAGGTTGAAAATGTGCATGCACATGAAGAAGACTTTGGAAATGAAGATGAAGGAGACAATGAAATGGAGGTGGAGGAAGACGACAGTGATGATGGCCATGCAGAGGATGTCGACAATGCTGCTGTGAATGAAGCTGGCAATGAGGCTGCCAATGCAGAGAACGTCAATGACGTTGGAAATCAAGTGCAAGAATTCCATGATCGTGCCGACAACTTTGGAAGAATCATAATGGAGCGCATACAGTGGCCTGTGCAGGACCTGCAGGGAGGATGCATGTGGACAAGAACCCTGATGGAGCATTTTGCAATTTATTTTCAATTGGTCTTGTCCAACAGTTTCTATCCGGTGCTGCAAGGAGCCATTGGGGTGGGCAGTGCCTTCGAAGGTTGGAGTCCCCGGGAGCAGGATGTTGTGTACCAGGTGCTCATACCCATGACACCTCCCCGAGGGCACAGCTTCCACCTAGAGCTGGACACTGCACGGCAGAGGCGCTTGAGGAACTTCCACATCCGCGTGCAGCAGGAGTGCACCTGCACGAGTGAGCAGCAGGCTGAGAACATGCTGTGCTTCCTGCACCACCCtgaggaggagctgaggaggCATCAGGATCCCAGCCTCCTTCATACCCTGTGCACGGGCTCCTACCTGGACGTGGAGAAAACTGCCCGCTGGTTCTACCAGCTGGTGAGAGCAATCTGGCCGGCTTTGCCTGAGTCACACCATTGGCATTTAGTGCTGCTGCCCCCCAGACGCTCCTGCCAGTTCAAGGTGACCAATGGCAGAGAAAGCTACCGGATCGAGATACTCTTTGGGGTGCGGCAAGGCAACTCAGACgtctttgtgagcagccagcctAGGCAAGCCCACACCTCCAGCACAATCTGGCCAGAGAGCTACGCTGTGGCCGAGATGAAGTTCTTCAGGTACATTGCCAGGTGGGCTCCCCCTGACAGCTTGCACCTGAAATGCCTGCAGTTCTTCACTCGTCTTCAGCTGGGCTTAGGCTTTTCCACCTATACCATCAAGACCATTGTCATGCACCTCCTGAGCATCTTGCCCGCGTCACAGTGGCGCAGGAGACATTTTGTGAGGCGGCTGATGGATATCAGAGAGAGCCTGCGCACGTGTGTGGAAAGCAGACGCCTCAATCACTTCATTGTGGGCAACCGGAGGCTTCCTGAGGGCATCCGCTTGCCCCCAGCGGTCCTAATGGCCACGTCACGCAATCTCTTCCATGACCTGGTGATGGATCCCGTTGCCCACTCTCAGGCAATGAACCAGTACATGGATCTGCAGCATTGGTTGAAACGGATCCTTAGAAATGAACAGTGAAAGAggttctcctgcacagagctgtgcttgtgaGGCTCACACCGGGTGGCAGAGAACCAGTTCTCTGGAGAGACGGGAAGAGAAGGGAGAAGGTGGGTTtcggagagggaagggaaaacgcTGCGTAGCAGCACtatgccatcagcagcagcagcagcagcagtgcggtctcaagagcctccccagcactgcatccaGTGATGACCAGGTTGGCTCCAAAGATCAAGCAACATGCACAAGGAAATGCTATTATTCCCCCACCTCTTTCTTTGAGTCCATTTTCCCCTGAGAGCTTCATCTTGTGCAGAGACGCCGATCTCATAATCCCAGACGACGGAATGTTTGAAAGGACCACTGGTGGCATCATTTGGTTCAGGggtgctccaggcagctcttcctgctccacactaCAAAGGATTGTGTTTGGATAGAGGTTCTTAACTTTCTCTGGGGAGAGAGACTCCACAATCCCTGGGCAATGTTTGGGATTGGTGAATGGACGGTGTTTCTCCTTGTTCCCGCATGGAAATCCTTCAGGTCAGCATTGGACCAACTGTGTTGGAGCTGGCCTGATATTTTGTATACGTAAACATCTAAGTTCTTAATTTCTGTATATATATCCCCTATATTATATGCTAGAAAGCTTATCAATTATCATATATAATAGTAAAATATCATAAAATCCAATACAATAATATAATATTGTCAACTACATGAATTATGTAACTATTATATAATGAGAAGAAATTATTCTAAAGGGtcaaatatgtaattttgtttaaaGAATGCAATATAGCCTATATTTAGCGTCACTCTAAGTTGTGATACATATTAATGCTCATAGGGCACTTATATCTTATATGTATGAAAACATAGTATTATGAGATTTCCAATAATTGATACATTTATATCACACATACCAATTATAACttttatattgtatatataaaGAGTTCATTATATAAAAGTTCTTTTTAATGAAGTAGTAAAGACTTATATTGTGTCTCTGTCTTCTGGGGATACACAATTATGTTCTATAGTTAGTGCTTTTATGAGTAGCAACCTGGAAATTTTGTTGCTCTTGATTCAATAAAGGACAAGATTCCAGAACCTGGATTGTGCAGGACTTTGTTGACCTCAACCCGACCTGTGGTTCAGGTAAAAGCGACAAGTTGTGAATCTGAGCTTGTGAAGAGTCTCCTTGAAATTGGCCAAACTTGCAGTGGTGAATTGGTTCTAATCAGAAATTAAGTCCAGTTGACCCCGGCCCCTGCGACCACAGAAGGCCAGAAgggcctcccttggaaggatgcttAAAAATGGTCTTGTTGCAACCCTTCTGCCAAGGACAGGGACACTTTCTCCTGGGCCCGGTAGTTtcaggccccatccagcctggccttgaacactgccagggatggggcggccacagctgctgtgggcagtgtgtgtaggccagggcctgagcagcctgagaggcaAGAATTTCTTGTGCATCTCCAGCCCAAGCCGGCCCGCTGTCAGCGGGAAGCCACTGggcctggtgctgtccctgcaggcccttgTCCACTGCCGCTCTCAGGTCTCAGCTGGGCCTGGTGCAGAGAGTGAAAGGCCGCAGGAAGGTGGCCCCGGAGAaggccttggagaacactggggcCAGGAGTGCCACCATGAGGACAGCAAGCAGGGCCTGGTGTGGCCGTCAGGgcgggagggcacagggcaggcgctGAGGCCCTGCCAactggagctgggagctctggagtgctgctggcagagagcCGTGGGAGATCCGTGCAGCAGCAAGGACACGGGCTTCTAGATGTGTTAGAAAgcagagaagagctggagaatGGGCACTGAAAGACTaggctgtgtccctgtggggaACAAACTTCACAACGCCAGAGGTTATCTCCAGGGAggacacagaggagtcctgtaatagtattggaataaagggagaggccaaggGACATTTCCCCTGGGGGTGTCTCGATTTCTTGAGACCCAGGACAagggcacagcctcctttttTATCCTAATTCCCAGGTGCATCACCctcttccttcccccactgcctgaGGTACTCGGAAGGAACAAGACTTCTCCAGTTTCCTACTGTATGGAACCCCTCTGTCACTTTGATtgtggaggcaggaatgggaCCATACACACACACCAAGCTTCATGCACAGCAAGCAACTTTTATTGAGTGCTCTCTTCCTTTGCAGAGCTGAATGTCTGCCTGGTCAGTCCACATTGGTTGAAGCAGTTGCCACCCGGTCAAACAGCCAATagctgctggtgtccccagcGGTCCGGGCCTGCTCCCTAACGGTCCACACTGGTTAAGTTTCATCATTGAAGTACTTATAGAATTACTTATGCTTCAGTTCTAAAATTAGGTTGAAATGAAACCGTAAGGCCTTCAGGCAAGCTGTTGGCCACCACAATACCCCTCTGTTTTATGCTCCCTCTGGTTTATATCTTTGTAACCCTGCAGAAgacacaggcagggaagggggggggCGCTGGGGTCACCCTCTATGTAAGGTGGGGTTCCACCTGTCTAGAGCTTAATGATGGTGCTGATGGGGTTGAGCATTTTTGGGTAGGAATCAGGGGGAAGAGCTACAATAGCAGCCTGCGACTCTTAGATGGCAGTTCATCACTGCAGTGTGTGTAGCTGTGCCTGTTTATGCACAGAaagacagaccaatctatctggaactGGTCACCAAAAAGACATCTTTCTAATGCAGAACAATTGTGCTGGGAAACTCTTTCTGGAGTAGAAAAAAGGCGTGCTCTCCAGAGGCCTGGTCCACAAGTGGTGTGGGGAAGCCAGGAGGATGCTGTCATGCTCATTCTTCAGAAAAGCAGCAAGGCTGAAAGCAAAGTGCAGCTTTTATAGACTCAGAGATTTAACTGAAGCTCAGCATGGAGTCAAGGCTTTGACTCCGTGATCCTCAAGAGTGCCTTCCAACATGGATATCTATGAGATTGCCAGTGGAGGGCAGCTGAGAAAAAAGACAAGAGAAGGGCCAAGGGAGGTTCTTTGAAGAAGATTCACTCAAAGGCTGCCTTAACCGGTACCCCAGGGCCCCTGCCACAGTCTGAGCTggggtggggacaaagggtggggctgggctggctgtggtgtaCTGTGACGTCCATGACATCACGGGGCCATGTCACAAATGGGGGCAGCTATACAAGGCCCCAGCAGGTAACGCTGGCCCTGTATTGCTCGGGCAAGCGGTGAGTGCACACATgg of the Melospiza melodia melodia isolate bMelMel2 chromosome 4, bMelMel2.pri, whole genome shotgun sequence genome contains:
- the LOC134417998 gene encoding inositol 1,4,5-trisphosphate receptor-interacting protein-like 1, whose product is MEVRAKLQEEEKIRLQWEVEHLVLVKQSVLAWGDLLSSAQQHWQVWALAGLLLLLLALWCMWRKGSLRTEEQGEGHDGVNEEEVENVHAHEEDFGNEDEGDNEMEVEEDDSDDGHAEDVDNAAVNEAGNEAANAENVNDVGNQVQEFHDRADNFGRIIMERIQWPVQDLQGGCMWTRTLMEHFAIYFQLVLSNSFYPVLQGAIGVGSAFEGWSPREQDVVYQVLIPMTPPRGHSFHLELDTARQRRLRNFHIRVQQECTCTSEQQAENMLCFLHHPEEELRRHQDPSLLHTLCTGSYLDVEKTARWFYQLVRAIWPALPESHHWHLVLLPPRRSCQFKVTNGRESYRIEILFGVRQGNSDVFVSSQPRQAHTSSTIWPESYAVAEMKFFRYIARWAPPDSLHLKCLQFFTRLQLGLGFSTYTIKTIVMHLLSILPASQWRRRHFVRRLMDIRESLRTCVESRRLNHFIVGNRRLPEGIRLPPAVLMATSRNLFHDLVMDPVAHSQAMNQYMDLQHWLKRILRNEHPSRPAVSGKPLGLVLSLQALVHCRSQVSAGPGAESERPQEGGPGEGLGEHWGQECHHEDSKQGLVWPSGREGTGQALRPCQLELGALECCWQRAVGDPCSSKDTGF